From the Theobroma cacao cultivar B97-61/B2 chromosome 2, Criollo_cocoa_genome_V2, whole genome shotgun sequence genome, one window contains:
- the LOC18610331 gene encoding uncharacterized protein LOC18610331, which produces MEIASVTSPRMRLDHLEKEGLKETHGESFELDSSRNVSDHNHQFHSMNALEILRETVRILRYNSSGFMIIAALLICPVSAVLMSNLLVDHSIVKRFTVRLLLVAKTSGLPLRSFLKQSCQRFAETAVSSAMCFPLFITLSLLSKAAVVYCVDCTYSRKSADVSKFFVIIRKFWRRLVSTYVWMCMVIVGCVTTFFVFLVAACSVLSVIGFTPDLIVYAVIMMGLVFSVVFANAIVVCNIGIVICVLEEVSGLQALLRAGVLIKGQTQVGLLIFLGSTIGLAFVEGLFEHRVKTLSYGDGSSRIWEGPLLVIMYSFVVLVDSMMNTVFYFSCRSYSVEASDGECRSMLETITVSAESLGVQ; this is translated from the coding sequence ATGGAGATTGCTAGCGTTACTTCTCCACGAATGAGATTAGATCACCTAGAAAAAGAAGGATTGAAGGAAACCCATGGGGAAAGTTTTGAGCTAGACTCATCTCGTAATGTTAGTGATCATAACCACCAATTCCATTCCATGAATGCATTAGAGATCTTAAGAGAAACCGTTAGGATTTTAAGGTACAATTCGTCCGGTTTTATGATCATTGCAGCTTTGTTAATTTGCCCAGTATCTGCAGTACTTATGTCAAATTTGTTAGTTGATCATTCCATTGTGAAGAGATTTACTGTTAGGCTTTTGTTAGTTGCCAAAACCAGTGGACTCCCATTGAGATCTTTCCTCAAACAGTCGTGCCAACGTTTTGCTGAGACGGCTGTTTCCTCAGCAATGTGCTTCCCTTTGTTCATCACATTGTCTTTGTTATCAAAAGCCGCGGTGGTTTATTGTGTAGATTGTACTTATTCAAGGAAATCAGCTGATGTTTCGAAGTTTTTTGTGATAATTCGGAAGTTTTGGAGGCGGCTTGTTTCTACGTATGTGTGGATGTGTATGGTAATTGTTGGTTGTGTAACAACTTTCTTCGTTTTTCTTGTTGCGGCATGTAGCGTACTTTCTGTCATTGGTTTTACACCTGATTTAATTGTGTATGCGGTGATTATGATGGGGCTAGTGTTCTCGGTTGTTTTTGCCAATGCTATTGTTGTCTGCAATATTGGGATTGTAATCTGTGTGTTGGAGGAGGTTTCCGGACTTCAGGCATTGCTTCGTGCTGGTGTTCTAATCAAGGGGCAGACTCAGGTTGGTCTTTTGATATTTCTTGGATCTACAATTGGGTTGGCATTTGTGGAAGGGTTGTTTGAACATAGGGTAAAGACGTTGAGTTATGGAGATGGATCTTCTAGGATCTGGGAAGGGCCTCTGTTGGTTATAATGTATTCATTTGTGGTGCTTGTTGATTCCATGATGAATACAGTTTTCTATTTCAGTTGCAGATCTTATAGTGTCGAAGCCTCAGATGGTGAATGTCGATCAATGTTGGAAACTATAACTGTTTCTGCTGAATCATTGGGTGTTCAATGA